One genomic segment of Arcobacter porcinus includes these proteins:
- a CDS encoding ATP-binding protein has protein sequence MEKEEIIIKIEESLDANNSFEVNNLLQKRAIEKIKKLVENRLIKTGDCSNRKHDTITVLGERGSGKTSLLLSLKTILKTYEDELIFLRIIDPTLFETKQNILVSIISLITDEVKDQATDEWRQTLVELGDGLKLLDGIGSDIIKSDLFDDGALILEKGLDHANSGLKLEENLNKFICQSLSLLSKEKKENKKMFILVFDDIDTNIDKGWMVLETIRKYLTSCKLQLFVSGDWELYSSLVRMKQWENFDRRILPENEWHDKVNLVNDLEEQYLIKVLKPEYRIYLENFYQLTKKTEEIFVKDSKNKTPIKLIYQYISKILFNFENKLQQEEVSNLIKQLPIRTNMKIFYAYSINKEDTEELINDISNVFITNTARFNFTHLDYEYLSTDIVIQEMAKKLYLLSDEQFSFEKLSQFPMNLSSKDINLLLMVINLHLSKTIDTRINTFFEWLTRFTYLNILGKDVKNQDDKKTLLSRLKYNTPITIQDQISLLADENNNQTNKKSLLLGFRATYAFTRYAKKQSFIGIDTFQRNAKLDEKFLLNILLSRSGKIAHSEQSNVSIINIFTFLHEFLQKDYEDAKTYLLSIFEEYYSFKGDDHLFRDDRDEIIKNSLYKSLLEWHKLKDYVEVFSIFQINRIWDSFLNYHESNLQNKKFIHLKDFITAQITLFFNLLVTELIYNKNDSNPYGSILSPTYLNKNLQKAFGNDYVKNFYDDYKELDFFRYMYLCPVLYCFLQDSKFVIPKEIYWIGQDNKNRIHTSFGTLGIINTENQKEDIVEDEENINNDSINASIIIEKNYLNTSDLNKIRKIEKPEDLNIIENAISEVQSGKIKSRNDFWNKIKKENTRITSEREEILDRFLENIQHSIEADDL, from the coding sequence ATGGAAAAAGAAGAAATCATAATTAAAATTGAAGAATCTTTAGATGCTAATAATAGTTTCGAAGTTAATAACCTATTACAAAAAAGAGCAATAGAAAAAATAAAGAAGTTAGTTGAAAATAGGCTTATTAAAACTGGAGATTGTAGTAACAGAAAACATGATACTATAACTGTACTTGGAGAAAGGGGAAGTGGAAAGACAAGTTTGCTTTTAAGTTTAAAAACAATTTTGAAAACATATGAAGATGAACTTATATTTTTAAGAATAATAGACCCAACACTTTTTGAGACAAAACAAAATATATTAGTTTCTATAATATCTTTAATAACTGATGAAGTAAAGGATCAGGCAACAGATGAATGGAGACAAACTTTAGTCGAGCTTGGAGATGGATTGAAGCTTCTTGATGGTATTGGAAGTGATATAATTAAAAGTGATCTTTTTGATGACGGGGCTTTAATACTTGAAAAGGGTTTAGATCATGCAAATTCTGGTCTTAAACTTGAAGAAAATTTAAATAAATTTATATGTCAAAGTTTATCTTTATTATCTAAGGAAAAAAAAGAAAATAAGAAGATGTTTATATTAGTTTTTGATGATATTGATACAAATATTGATAAAGGTTGGATGGTTCTTGAGACTATAAGAAAATATTTGACTTCATGCAAACTACAATTATTTGTTTCAGGTGATTGGGAACTATATTCATCGCTTGTGCGAATGAAACAGTGGGAAAATTTTGATAGAAGAATACTTCCTGAAAATGAATGGCATGATAAAGTAAATTTGGTTAATGATTTAGAAGAACAGTACTTAATAAAAGTATTAAAGCCAGAATATCGTATATATTTAGAAAATTTTTATCAGTTAACTAAAAAAACTGAAGAAATATTTGTTAAAGATTCTAAGAATAAAACACCTATAAAATTGATTTACCAATATATAAGTAAAATATTATTTAATTTCGAAAATAAACTACAACAAGAAGAAGTATCTAATCTTATCAAACAACTTCCTATTAGAACAAATATGAAAATATTTTATGCTTACTCTATAAATAAAGAGGATACAGAAGAACTTATAAACGATATTAGCAATGTATTTATTACTAACACTGCAAGGTTTAATTTTACACATCTAGACTATGAATATTTATCTACAGATATTGTAATTCAAGAAATGGCAAAAAAACTATATTTACTCTCTGATGAACAGTTTTCTTTTGAGAAATTAAGTCAGTTTCCTATGAATTTAAGTAGTAAAGATATTAATTTACTTTTAATGGTAATTAATTTACATTTGAGTAAGACAATTGATACTAGAATAAATACATTTTTTGAATGGCTTACAAGGTTCACATATTTAAATATTTTAGGAAAAGATGTAAAAAATCAAGATGATAAAAAAACTCTTTTAAGTAGGTTGAAATACAATACTCCAATTACAATACAAGACCAAATTAGTTTACTTGCTGATGAAAATAATAATCAAACTAATAAAAAAAGTTTACTACTTGGATTTAGAGCAACTTATGCATTCACTCGTTATGCTAAAAAACAAAGTTTTATAGGTATTGATACATTCCAAAGAAATGCTAAATTAGATGAAAAATTTCTTTTAAATATTTTATTATCTAGATCTGGTAAAATAGCACATTCAGAGCAAAGTAATGTAAGTATAATAAACATTTTTACTTTTTTGCATGAGTTTCTACAGAAAGACTATGAAGATGCTAAAACTTATTTGTTATCAATATTTGAAGAATATTACTCTTTTAAAGGAGATGATCATTTATTTAGAGATGATAGGGATGAGATTATCAAGAACTCTCTTTATAAGAGTTTGTTAGAATGGCATAAGCTTAAAGATTATGTTGAAGTTTTCTCAATTTTCCAAATAAATAGAATATGGGATAGCTTTCTTAACTATCATGAATCTAATTTACAAAATAAGAAGTTTATTCATTTAAAAGATTTTATTACTGCTCAAATAACACTTTTTTTTAATTTATTGGTAACTGAACTTATATATAATAAAAATGATTCAAATCCATATGGAAGCATATTGAGTCCTACATATTTAAATAAAAATCTTCAAAAAGCTTTTGGTAATGATTATGTTAAAAATTTTTATGATGATTATAAAGAATTGGATTTTTTTAGGTATATGTATCTATGTCCAGTATTATATTGTTTTTTACAAGATTCAAAATTTGTCATACCTAAAGAAATATATTGGATTGGACAAGATAATAAAAATAGAATTCATACTTCATTTGGAACACTTGGTATTATTAATACTGAAAATCAAAAAGAAGATATAGTTGAAGATGAAGAAAATATAAATAATGATAGCATAAATGCAAGTATTATAATTGAGAAAAACTATCTCAATACAAGTGATTTAAATAAAATAAGAAAGATAGAAAAACCTGAAGATCTAAATATTATAGAAAATGCTATTTCTGAAGTTCAAAGTGGAAAGATAAAAAGTCGAAATGATTTTTGGAATAAAATAAAAAAAGAGAATACAAGAATTACATCTGAACGAGAAGAAATATTAGATCGTTTTTTAGAAAATATTCAACATAGTATAGAAGCTGATGATTTATAA